Proteins from a genomic interval of Denticeps clupeoides chromosome 20, fDenClu1.1, whole genome shotgun sequence:
- the irx4b gene encoding iroquois-class homeodomain protein IRX-4b: MSYYSYPATPQFLMAANGLGGYCETSSSTSSSTSSSSTTTSSSSSSRALAESSSPQTSLYCPVYDLHAAAVYGGPYSRAQGCGAYSSYGADPGALYSLGRLDEKDGAATPAVPQTPTYYPYDHAFGQYQYDRFGYGSVDVGTRRKNATRETTSTLKAWLQEHKKNPYPTKGEKIMLAIITKMTLTQVSTWFANARRRLKKENKMTWSPRTKSSEDKGCDGDSDDAGAAEEENTKSDKDFHDSRVAVDADLAHSDLEDFDLMDSDGSECDPKRRPRDERRLEEPPVPEATKEFYQAEQPRSGTKPKIWSLAQTAAEYPSCMHRHRDSPVSVLRNWVDGVFPEPLFRQSTLHQGVFWTGPGPDPDSETP, from the exons ATGTCTTACTACTCCTACCCCGCCACGCCGCAG ttTCTGATGGCCGCCAACGGTCTGGGCGGCTACTGTGAgaccagcagctccaccagcagctccaccagcagctcctccaccaccaccagcagcagcagcagcagcagggcccTGGCCGAGTCCTCCTCGCCGCAGACCTCGCTCTACTGCCCGGTGTACGACCTCCACGCCGCGGCCGTGTACGGCGGCCCGTACTCCAGGGCGCAGGGCTGCGGGGCGTACAGCTCGTACGGAGCCGATCCCGGCGCGCTGTACTCGCTG GGAAGGCTGGACGAGAAGGACGGAGCGGCGACGCCTGCGGTTCCCCAGACCCCCACCTACTACCCCTACGACCACGCCTTTGGACAATACCAGTACGACCGATTCGG ATACGGATCGGTGGACGTCGGGACGAGAAGGAAAAACGCCACGCGGGAGACCACCAGCACCCTGAAGGCCTGGCTGCAGGAGCACAAGAAGAACCCGTACCCCACCAAGGGCGAGAAGATCATGCTGGCCATCATCACCAAGATGACCCTCACGCAGGTGTCCACCTGGTTCGCCAACGCGCGCCGGAGGCTCAAGAAGGAGAACAAGATGACGTGGTCGCCGCGCACCAAGAGCTCGGAGGACAAGGGCTGCGACGGCGACAGCGACGACGCAGGGGCTGCTGAAGAGGAGAACACCAAGTCCGACAAGGACTTCCACG ACAGTCGGGTCGCGGTCGACGCGGACCTGGCGCACAGCGACCTGGAGGACTTCGACCTGATGGACTCGGACGGGTCCGAGTGCGACCCGAAGCGGCGTCCGAGGGACGAGCGCCGCCTGGAGGAACCGCCCGTCCCGGAGGCCACCAAGGAATTCTACCAGGCGGAGCAGCCCAGGTCGGGGACCAAACCCAAAATCTGGTCCCTGGCCCAGACCGCCGCCGAGTACCCGTCCTGCATGCACCGGCACCGGGACTCCCCGGTCTCCGTCCTCAGGAACTGGGTGGACGGGGTCTTCCCCGAGCCCTTATTCCGACAGAGCACTTTGCACCAGGGCGTGTTCTGGACCGGACCCGGTCCCGACCCGGACTCGGAGACCCCCTAA
- the mrpl36 gene encoding large ribosomal subunit protein bL36m: MFPGRLSDCHIKKMLDRHIYLISKYTRHVMAPLLLPAVIGCLSRRLAQVSGFAALCSPSGAGAWRCVSALAAGTGRIPAFGTPAPIRPALLGQCQRLTCAPSLAGMKTKSALKRRCKDCFFVRRRGRLFVFCKTHPRHKQRQG; the protein is encoded by the exons ATGTTTCCAGGTCGC CTCAGCGACTGCCACATCAAAAAGATGTTAGATCgtcatatatatttaatttcgaAATACACAA GACACGTCATGGCCCCCCTGCTGCTccctgctgtgattggctgcctgTCTCGGCGTCTGGCCCAGGTGTCcggcttcgccgctctgtgttCCCCGTCTGGCGCGGGGGCGTGGCGGTGCGTGTCCGCCCTCGCGGCCGGGACGGGCCGGATTCCCGCGTTTGGGACGCCGGCTCCGATCCGGCCCGCCCTGCTTGGACAGTGTCAGCGGCTGACCTGCGCGCCGTCCCTCGCGGGGATGAAGACGAAGTCCGCCCTGAAGAGGCGGTGTAAGGACTGCTTCTTTGTCCGACGTCGGGGACGCTTGTTCGTTTTCTGCAAAACCCACCCCAGACACAAACAGCGCCAGGGATGA
- the ndufs6 gene encoding NADH dehydrogenase [ubiquinone] iron-sulfur protein 6, mitochondrial, with the protein MASAVRTLSFSRNVKVLLSPAKLSACPARHRGVAVSDHGEQITHTGQVYDANDVRRARFASRQKEVNKNFAINLVAEEPVSDVGARVASCDGGGGALGHPKVYINLDKETKVGTCGYCGLQFKQGHHH; encoded by the exons ATGGCGTCCGCTGTCAGGACTCTGTCCTTCAGCAGGAACGTAAAGGTCTTGCTTTCCCCCGCGAAGCTGTCGGCGTGTCCTGCTCGCCACCGCGGCGTCGCCGTTTCGGACCACGGGGAGCAGATAACTCACACGGGGCAG GTTTATGATGCAAATGACGTTCGAAGGGCCAGGTTTGCTAGCAGGCAGAAGGAG GTCAACAAGAATTTCGCCATCAACCTGGTGGCAGAAGAGCCCGTGAGTGACGTGGGTGCCAGAGTGGCATCCTGTGATGGCGGCGGAGGCGCCCTTGGACACCCCAAAGTCTACATCAATCTG gatAAAGAGACCAAAGTGGGTACGTGCGGTTACTGCGGCCTGCAGTTCAAACAGGGGCATCATCACTGA